One Acidobacteriota bacterium DNA window includes the following coding sequences:
- a CDS encoding neutral/alkaline non-lysosomal ceramidase N-terminal domain-containing protein yields MRKPFAILMMVCALTAIVQAQNLRAGVARVDITPPLGVEMWGYFDRAGPANGKLDPLYARVLVLDDGRQSVALITLDLGRSFGPPQIAWLRDKARRQHAVAEVMLIASHTHSGPVIDDRYDDGVPEWEQRALEKIADAIGEAVSKLKAARIGVGLGQTVIGHNRRVIQSDGSVKMLWRNSTAQQTGMIDPTVGVIRVDDANGTPMAILVNYACHPVIFGPDNLRYSADYPGAMAKLVEASFDQKPICFFLQGAPGDINPMLDKTPLPENADAIKIEIGEQLGREVTRVAKTIKTEVSPNPEVAFLSEELRFRNRWDLDSMRQMMTLAFPPAIFKRYQQYIVPEIVAPVTTLVINKQIALVGLPGEPFVGLQLLLKARSPLATTFMTGYTNGYYGYFPTINAAVAGGYGANNLVTRVEVGAGERMVDRGLIHIYRILGRLKDKPEQ; encoded by the coding sequence ATGAGAAAACCGTTTGCAATTCTGATGATGGTTTGCGCATTAACGGCAATTGTCCAGGCGCAGAACCTGCGCGCCGGAGTCGCTCGCGTAGACATCACGCCGCCGCTCGGCGTGGAAATGTGGGGATACTTCGACCGCGCTGGGCCGGCGAATGGAAAACTCGATCCGCTCTATGCTCGCGTCCTGGTGCTGGATGACGGGCGACAATCGGTTGCGCTCATCACGCTCGATCTGGGACGCAGCTTCGGGCCGCCGCAAATTGCCTGGCTGCGCGACAAAGCGAGGCGTCAGCACGCAGTCGCCGAAGTCATGCTGATCGCTTCGCACACACATTCCGGGCCGGTGATTGACGACAGATACGATGACGGCGTGCCGGAATGGGAACAACGCGCTCTGGAAAAAATTGCAGACGCAATTGGCGAAGCCGTGTCCAAATTAAAAGCCGCGCGCATTGGCGTAGGGCTTGGACAAACGGTCATCGGTCATAATCGCCGCGTCATCCAGTCTGACGGTTCGGTCAAAATGCTCTGGCGCAACAGCACCGCGCAGCAAACGGGAATGATTGATCCGACGGTCGGCGTGATTCGCGTGGACGATGCCAACGGAACACCGATGGCGATTTTGGTGAATTATGCCTGTCATCCTGTGATTTTCGGGCCGGACAATTTGCGCTATTCGGCGGATTATCCCGGCGCGATGGCAAAGCTGGTCGAGGCCAGTTTTGACCAGAAGCCGATCTGCTTTTTTCTGCAAGGCGCGCCCGGCGACATCAATCCGATGCTGGACAAAACACCGCTGCCGGAAAACGCCGATGCCATCAAAATCGAAATCGGCGAACAGCTTGGCCGCGAAGTCACACGCGTCGCCAAAACCATCAAGACAGAAGTTTCCCCAAACCCCGAAGTCGCCTTCCTCAGCGAGGAACTTCGCTTTCGCAACCGCTGGGATTTGGATTCGATGCGCCAGATGATGACGCTCGCCTTTCCGCCGGCAATATTCAAACGCTATCAGCAATACATCGTGCCGGAAATCGTCGCGCCTGTAACGACGCTGGTCATCAACAAACAAATCGCGCTGGTCGGGTTGCCCGGCGAACCCTTTGTCGGGTTGCAGTTACTGCTAAAAGCGCGTTCACCGCTGGCAACGACGTTTATGACGGGTTATACGAACGGTTATTACGGCTACTTTCCCACGATCAATGCAGCCGTGGCGGGTGGGTATGGCGCGAACAATCTGGTTACACGCGTTGAAGTCGGCGCAGGCGAACGCATGGTGGATCGCGGGCTGATCCACATTTACCGCATTCTGGGAAGGCTGAAAGACAAACCTGAGCAGTAG
- a CDS encoding sigma-70 family RNA polymerase sigma factor, whose protein sequence is MLAENEAYLVSGLEEFGVAERTTERETPRAVQACLFESKLIARLNAGEMAAFDELVEEYQPLVYALSYRILGDAEDARDATQETFLKIYRHFARFRGDASLKTWICRIAINQAHSTQRWWRRRHRNMTASLDAPLGLNGDDDRLLGEGLESDAISPEAETLSRERNRRIEAGLYELKKDFRIAVILRDIEGLSYEEIAYVTEVSVGTVKSRIARGREMLREVIQAGETIFTLHFRR, encoded by the coding sequence ATGCTTGCTGAGAATGAGGCATATCTGGTTTCCGGACTGGAAGAGTTCGGAGTGGCTGAGAGAACGACGGAGCGAGAGACTCCGCGCGCAGTTCAGGCTTGCCTGTTTGAATCCAAGCTGATTGCGCGGCTCAATGCGGGCGAAATGGCCGCGTTCGATGAACTGGTGGAGGAGTATCAACCGTTGGTTTACGCGCTGTCATACAGGATTCTGGGCGATGCCGAAGATGCCCGCGATGCGACGCAGGAAACGTTTTTGAAGATTTATCGCCACTTTGCGCGGTTTCGCGGCGACGCAAGTTTGAAAACCTGGATTTGCCGCATTGCCATCAACCAGGCGCACAGCACACAGCGATGGTGGCGTCGCCGGCATCGCAATATGACTGCTTCGTTGGATGCGCCGCTTGGGTTGAACGGAGACGATGATCGTTTGCTGGGCGAAGGCCTGGAGAGCGATGCCATTTCGCCCGAAGCTGAAACCCTGTCGCGCGAGCGCAACCGGCGAATCGAGGCAGGATTGTACGAATTGAAAAAAGATTTTCGGATCGCAGTCATTCTGCGGGATATTGAAGGACTAAGTTACGAAGAGATTGCCTACGTCACGGAAGTTTCAGTAGGCACAGTGAAATCACGCATCGCTCGCGGGCGCGAGATGTTGCGCGAAGTGATTCAAGCAGGAGAAACAATTTTCACCTTGCATTTTCGCAGGTGA
- a CDS encoding PIG-L family deacetylase, protein MKKFSRTALALMLFACFVQAQDRIEQWKGKTVMVFTPHPDDDVFGCGGTLSLLAKNGNKIIVVIYTNDNKGSYDLEMTSERLARIRKAEEEAAMEVIGIPKANLIWMGYDDGELEYAEPKALCGQATKLIRQYRPDVVFSVDPGEWYERWHKSDHRMGGFNTADAIRAAEFHLYYPEHLLVDGLKPYKVPLMMFYYAASEANYWVDITDVVDQKIKAITKHVSQFEPSINKYRPDWDPKELEKLVEYLKGRATKKDGKTVEAFRRATGFNPQ, encoded by the coding sequence ATGAAAAAATTTAGCCGTACTGCGCTTGCGCTGATGTTGTTTGCCTGTTTCGTTCAGGCGCAAGACCGCATCGAACAGTGGAAAGGCAAAACCGTCATGGTCTTCACGCCGCATCCGGACGACGATGTGTTCGGCTGCGGCGGTACGCTTTCCCTGCTGGCAAAAAACGGCAACAAAATCATCGTGGTGATTTACACCAACGACAACAAAGGTTCATACGACCTGGAAATGACCAGCGAGCGGCTGGCGCGCATTCGCAAAGCCGAAGAAGAAGCTGCGATGGAAGTGATTGGCATCCCGAAAGCCAATCTGATCTGGATGGGATACGACGATGGCGAACTGGAGTACGCCGAACCGAAAGCGCTCTGCGGACAAGCAACGAAACTCATTCGCCAATATCGTCCCGACGTGGTGTTCAGCGTTGATCCAGGCGAATGGTACGAACGCTGGCACAAGAGCGATCATCGTATGGGCGGCTTCAACACTGCCGATGCCATTCGCGCGGCGGAGTTTCACCTGTACTATCCCGAACATCTGCTGGTGGACGGGCTGAAACCGTACAAGGTCCCGTTGATGATGTTTTATTACGCCGCCAGCGAAGCCAATTACTGGGTGGACATTACCGATGTGGTTGACCAGAAAATCAAGGCCATCACCAAACACGTCAGCCAGTTTGAACCTTCAATCAACAAGTATCGCCCCGATTGGGATCCGAAAGAGCTGGAAAAGCTGGTGGAATACCTGAAAGGCCGCGCGACGAAAAAAGACGGCAAAACGGTCGAGGCGTTTCGCCGCGCGACCGGCTTCAATCCGCAGTGA
- a CDS encoding S8 family serine peptidase — MKRSRFIALLFLLTAAGLLAGGLIARASAVRGGDSSELQQIALKKLAPWVLAKTADGQEAEFLVILGDQADLSGAYALETKEQKGRFVFNTLRAKAELAQSSLREWLDERKVTFQSFYIVNALLVKGSRELAMELAARQDVARIAGNPEIKGVRPVLPTEADILQSVRSTVEAPQDVELGVNSIHAPEVWAAGFTGQGIVIAGQDTGVEWSHPALKNHYRGWDGANANHDYNWHDSIHEDNRNCSKDSVAPCDDDSHGTHTLGSAIGSDGTSNQIGVAPGAKFIACRNMNLGNGKPSTYLECIEWLLAPYPNGATPAQGNPAKAPDITTNSWTCPPSEGCEPNTLKAALEAHRAAGIMTVAAAGNSGSACSTVKDPPGIYDAVYTVGAVSASTGTIASFSGRGPVTIDGSNRLKPDITAPGVLVRSAVRGGSYSFLSGTSMATPHVAGAIALLWSARPELRGKIDLTENILNESAVRVMVTDCGATNTSIPNPVYGFGRLDIKAAVDLAATALDASEFTFGVRGGVADLTVMALPSVTWRAVSDSDWITVTAGQTGTGLGGVFFKVAANTSSASRTGTLMIAGRPVKIMQPGLTPLFSVSGQVVSSSGAPIPGVTLTFSRVSGGGDIPDSVLTDNDGNWSQSGFEPGTTYRVTASRIRSSFSPVSLDFNAASSTLNFISVGRAISR; from the coding sequence ATGAAAAGGTCACGTTTTATTGCTTTGCTGTTCCTCCTCACCGCGGCGGGTTTGCTGGCCGGTGGATTGATTGCGCGTGCGAGTGCGGTTCGTGGCGGGGACTCGTCGGAATTACAGCAAATTGCGCTGAAAAAATTGGCGCCGTGGGTACTGGCAAAGACTGCTGACGGCCAGGAAGCTGAGTTTCTGGTCATACTTGGCGATCAGGCGGATTTGAGCGGCGCTTATGCGTTGGAGACAAAGGAGCAAAAAGGACGCTTTGTGTTCAACACACTGCGCGCCAAAGCGGAACTTGCTCAATCGTCTTTGCGAGAATGGCTGGATGAGCGCAAAGTCACCTTTCAATCGTTTTACATTGTCAATGCCTTGCTGGTGAAAGGATCGCGCGAATTGGCAATGGAACTCGCCGCGCGTCAGGACGTGGCCAGAATCGCCGGAAATCCGGAAATTAAAGGCGTCCGTCCGGTTTTGCCAACCGAAGCGGATATTTTGCAATCGGTGCGTTCAACCGTTGAAGCTCCGCAAGATGTGGAATTGGGCGTGAACTCCATTCACGCGCCGGAAGTCTGGGCTGCAGGGTTCACGGGGCAGGGAATTGTCATTGCCGGGCAGGACACAGGTGTTGAATGGAGCCATCCCGCGTTGAAAAATCATTACCGTGGATGGGATGGAGCCAACGCGAACCACGATTACAACTGGCACGACAGCATTCACGAAGACAACCGCAATTGCAGCAAAGATTCCGTTGCGCCTTGCGATGATGACAGTCACGGCACGCATACGCTCGGCTCAGCCATCGGTTCTGATGGAACTTCCAATCAAATCGGCGTCGCGCCGGGAGCGAAATTTATCGCTTGCCGAAACATGAACCTGGGCAACGGCAAACCCTCGACCTATCTGGAATGTATCGAATGGCTGTTAGCGCCTTATCCGAATGGCGCAACGCCTGCGCAAGGGAATCCCGCCAAAGCGCCCGACATCACCACGAATTCGTGGACGTGTCCGCCTTCCGAAGGCTGCGAACCGAACACATTGAAAGCCGCGCTCGAAGCGCACCGCGCCGCTGGAATTATGACCGTCGCCGCGGCTGGCAACAGCGGATCGGCTTGTTCCACTGTCAAAGACCCGCCGGGCATTTACGATGCGGTGTACACCGTCGGGGCAGTCAGCGCCAGCACAGGCACGATTGCCAGTTTCAGCGGTCGCGGCCCGGTGACGATTGACGGCAGCAATCGTTTGAAACCCGACATTACCGCTCCCGGCGTTTTGGTTCGTTCGGCGGTTCGCGGAGGCAGCTACAGTTTTCTCAGTGGCACTTCAATGGCGACGCCGCACGTTGCCGGAGCCATCGCTTTGCTGTGGTCTGCGCGTCCGGAACTTCGCGGCAAGATTGACTTGACGGAAAACATCCTCAATGAATCCGCCGTGCGCGTGATGGTCACGGATTGCGGCGCGACCAACACCTCCATTCCAAACCCAGTGTATGGATTCGGCCGGTTGGACATCAAAGCCGCCGTTGATTTGGCCGCCACCGCGTTGGATGCCAGCGAATTTACTTTTGGCGTCAGGGGCGGCGTGGCAGACCTCACCGTGATGGCGTTGCCTTCCGTTACGTGGCGAGCCGTCAGCGATTCCGATTGGATTACCGTTACTGCCGGGCAAACCGGAACGGGATTGGGCGGAGTCTTTTTCAAAGTCGCTGCCAACACAAGTTCTGCTTCCCGCACGGGAACATTGATGATTGCCGGTCGGCCGGTGAAAATTATGCAGCCGGGCTTGACTCCGTTGTTTTCTGTTTCCGGACAAGTCGTCAGTTCCTCTGGCGCTCCCATTCCCGGTGTGACATTGACGTTTTCTCGCGTTTCCGGCGGAGGCGATATTCCCGACAGCGTGTTAACGGACAACGATGGAAATTGGAGTCAATCGGGATTTGAACCGGGCACGACGTACAGAGTGACGGCCAGCAGAATTCGCTCTTCGTTTTCCCCCGTCTCGCTTGATTTCAATGCGGCGTCTTCGACGTTGAATTTCATCAGTGTCGGGCGCGCGATTTCCAGATAG
- a CDS encoding threonine/serine dehydratase, with translation MISPNDVLQAETRIRPFIVKTSLDPSFRLSDLAGCDIWLKLEQTQYTGSFKLRGAANKILSLKPEELERGVITASNGNHGIAVCYAARQVGITPQVFMRHGVSEAKLGLIRLLGGEPVFFGEDPLEAELMARQTANETGKVFISPYNDAQVVAGQGTIGVELHRQLEEIDAVFITVGGGGLISGIATYLKAVSPRTRIVGCWPENSPVMFESLKAGRIFDCPEKPTISDSTAGGLEADTITFEMCQRLIDDHVLVSEEEIKRAMRMLAEQERWIVEGAAGVALAALLKERQRFTGQRCVVLLCGRNIAAEKMHELLP, from the coding sequence ATGATTTCACCCAACGACGTGCTCCAGGCCGAAACCCGCATACGCCCCTTCATCGTCAAAACCTCGCTTGATCCATCGTTCCGACTGAGCGATCTGGCAGGCTGCGACATCTGGCTGAAGCTGGAACAGACGCAGTACACAGGTTCGTTCAAGCTGCGCGGCGCGGCCAATAAAATTTTGTCCCTCAAACCAGAAGAGTTGGAACGCGGCGTCATCACGGCTTCCAATGGCAATCACGGCATTGCAGTTTGTTACGCGGCGCGACAGGTCGGCATCACGCCACAGGTGTTCATGCGACATGGAGTATCAGAAGCCAAGCTCGGTTTGATTCGACTGCTCGGCGGCGAGCCGGTCTTTTTTGGCGAAGACCCATTGGAAGCTGAATTGATGGCTAGGCAAACCGCCAACGAAACCGGAAAAGTGTTTATCTCTCCATACAACGACGCGCAGGTTGTTGCCGGACAAGGGACTATCGGCGTGGAACTGCATCGCCAGCTTGAGGAAATTGACGCCGTTTTTATCACCGTCGGAGGCGGCGGACTCATTTCCGGCATCGCGACGTACCTGAAAGCGGTCAGCCCTCGGACGCGCATTGTCGGCTGCTGGCCTGAAAATTCGCCCGTCATGTTTGAATCGCTGAAAGCCGGTCGCATTTTCGATTGCCCGGAAAAACCAACCATCAGCGACAGCACGGCTGGCGGTTTGGAAGCCGACACCATCACGTTTGAGATGTGCCAGCGGTTGATTGACGACCACGTGCTGGTTTCGGAAGAAGAGATCAAACGTGCGATGCGCATGCTGGCCGAGCAGGAACGCTGGATTGTCGAAGGAGCAGCAGGAGTCGCGCTGGCCGCTTTGTTGAAAGAACGCCAACGATTCACCGGGCAACGCTGTGTCGTCCTGCTTTGCGGGCGAAACATCGCCGCCGAAAAAATGCATGAACTGCTTCCGTGA
- a CDS encoding threonylcarbamoyl-AMP synthase has translation MKTKITQSPTLAARYIAHGENVAFPTETVYGLGANIFNEDAVRKIFEAKGRPSDNPLIAHIADLSQLKSITSEVTPIAQTLIDAFFPGPMTLVLPKNDRVPAIATAGLKTIGVRMPNHPVAQQLLRACGVPLVAPSANLSGRPSPTTWQAVREDLDGRIACILKSNPAKVGLESTVVDCTGDVPVILRAGGITLEQLREVIPETEIADSTSAETPKSPGMKYRHYSPRANVFLSSFPQFTFPGEGAAYIGIDPPSRPEAFQKVLLCKDVAEYAHSLFQFFRECDQDGIRTIFCQAVGEEGLGLALMDRIRRAAHD, from the coding sequence ATGAAAACCAAAATTACTCAGTCGCCCACGTTGGCTGCTCGCTATATCGCTCACGGCGAGAACGTGGCTTTCCCAACCGAAACTGTTTATGGCCTGGGAGCGAATATCTTCAATGAAGATGCAGTTCGAAAAATCTTCGAAGCCAAAGGACGTCCCTCGGACAATCCGTTGATCGCGCACATCGCCGATTTGTCGCAGCTAAAATCCATCACCAGCGAAGTTACGCCCATCGCGCAAACTCTGATTGACGCATTTTTCCCTGGCCCAATGACGTTGGTCTTGCCGAAAAATGATCGAGTTCCTGCTATCGCCACCGCCGGATTGAAAACCATCGGCGTCAGAATGCCGAACCACCCCGTTGCGCAACAATTGCTGCGGGCGTGCGGAGTTCCGTTGGTCGCTCCGTCGGCAAATTTGTCTGGGCGTCCAAGTCCCACTACCTGGCAAGCCGTGCGTGAAGATTTGGATGGACGTATTGCCTGCATTTTGAAAAGCAATCCGGCCAAAGTGGGGTTGGAATCCACGGTGGTGGATTGCACAGGAGACGTGCCTGTAATTTTACGAGCAGGCGGCATCACGCTGGAGCAATTGCGCGAAGTCATTCCCGAAACCGAAATTGCTGATTCAACTTCCGCCGAAACGCCGAAAAGCCCAGGCATGAAATATCGCCACTATTCGCCGCGCGCAAACGTTTTCCTGAGCAGCTTTCCGCAGTTCACCTTCCCTGGTGAAGGCGCGGCATATATTGGCATTGATCCTCCTTCAAGACCGGAAGCCTTTCAGAAAGTTCTGTTGTGTAAGGATGTGGCCGAATATGCGCACTCGCTGTTTCAATTCTTCCGCGAATGCGACCAGGACGGAATCAGGACGATTTTTTGCCAGGCGGTCGGCGAAGAAGGATTGGGATTGGCATTAATGGATCGAATCCGCAGGGCCGCGCACGACTGA
- a CDS encoding zf-HC2 domain-containing protein, with protein MICQDFPLLYSAQLDGQADEREQLAVQKHLRQCADCRRRAAELRSLRSELQALETPQPPVSRKAKIDLTTQVQSALRAEARAHERVKRSRAELIDIWRTRLFSQGIGTLVSTALFVVTLAGVMQPAYRTLALAEALREVLVGDDATPATITDTGIQFRMAIYQPPPPPVFTPSGELLNLGASLSEGDEVIATLKVNKDGRASINEIVTPTDQATMTKFSTALTQQASFQPTPRRQVTNPQAVVILSKIDIKASSSG; from the coding sequence ATGATTTGTCAGGATTTTCCATTGCTGTATTCTGCTCAGTTGGACGGGCAGGCTGACGAACGCGAACAGTTGGCGGTGCAAAAACATTTGCGTCAATGTGCCGATTGTCGCCGTCGCGCAGCCGAACTGCGAAGTCTACGCTCTGAGCTTCAAGCTCTGGAAACGCCGCAACCTCCGGTGAGCCGCAAGGCGAAAATTGATTTAACCACACAGGTTCAATCGGCGCTGCGAGCCGAAGCCCGCGCACATGAACGCGTCAAACGCAGCCGCGCCGAATTGATTGACATCTGGCGTACGCGACTGTTTTCGCAGGGCATCGGCACATTGGTTTCCACGGCATTGTTTGTCGTTACTTTGGCCGGAGTCATGCAACCGGCGTATCGGACCCTGGCGCTGGCCGAAGCATTACGGGAAGTTCTGGTTGGCGACGATGCAACGCCCGCAACCATCACCGATACGGGCATTCAATTCCGCATGGCGATTTACCAGCCGCCTCCGCCCCCGGTTTTTACGCCATCGGGCGAATTATTGAACTTGGGCGCGAGCCTTTCCGAAGGCGATGAAGTGATTGCTACCCTGAAAGTCAACAAAGATGGACGCGCTTCGATCAACGAAATCGTCACGCCGACCGATCAGGCGACGATGACCAAATTTTCTACTGCGCTGACGCAACAGGCGAGCTTTCAACCGACTCCTCGGCGTCAGGTGACCAACCCCCAAGCGGTGGTCATTCTCAGCAAGATTGACATCAAAGCCAGCTCTTCGGGCTGA
- a CDS encoding pseudouridine synthase — MDRLILFNKPFQVMCQFSGDGDRATLANFINVPEVYPAGRLDFDSEGLLLLTNSGWLQSRIADPKHKLAKTYLVQIERIPSAETLRQLAKGVRLNDGMTRPAKVELIEEPDLWPRVPPIRERKTVPTAWLRLTITEGRNRQVRRMTAAIGHPALRLIRERIGEWELGGLQPGEWKEVKCPTRKL; from the coding sequence ATGGACCGGCTGATTCTCTTTAATAAACCATTTCAAGTGATGTGCCAGTTTTCGGGCGATGGCGACCGGGCGACTCTGGCCAACTTCATCAATGTGCCGGAGGTTTATCCCGCCGGGCGATTGGATTTCGACAGCGAAGGATTGTTGTTATTAACCAACTCGGGTTGGTTGCAGTCTCGAATCGCCGACCCGAAACACAAGCTGGCCAAAACATATCTGGTCCAAATAGAACGAATCCCTTCCGCAGAAACCCTGAGGCAACTGGCGAAAGGCGTCCGGCTCAATGATGGGATGACGCGTCCGGCCAAAGTCGAACTGATTGAAGAACCTGATTTGTGGCCGCGCGTACCGCCAATCCGCGAACGAAAAACCGTGCCGACGGCTTGGTTGCGGCTGACCATTACCGAAGGCAGAAACCGACAGGTGCGCAGAATGACGGCGGCAATCGGACATCCGGCATTGAGGTTGATTCGCGAAAGAATTGGCGAATGGGAGCTTGGCGGGTTGCAACCGGGCGAGTGGAAAGAAGTAAAATGCCCAACGCGAAAGCTGTGA
- a CDS encoding biopolymer transporter ExbD, translating to MREKNKSATPFINVTPLIDVLLVLLIIFMVISPMKPARFEAKIPEKAPPIEGESISLVVTVNREGGYQLNSQPAATLAELNALLHRALDGRPENLRAVFVKAPTSLHYGEVVKVIDVMKAAGTIPIGLQIENLN from the coding sequence ATGAGGGAAAAGAACAAGTCCGCAACGCCGTTTATCAATGTCACGCCGCTGATTGATGTACTGCTGGTGCTGCTGATTATTTTTATGGTCATCAGCCCGATGAAGCCCGCTCGATTTGAAGCGAAGATTCCAGAAAAGGCTCCGCCGATTGAAGGGGAAAGCATCAGCTTAGTCGTCACGGTCAACCGCGAGGGCGGTTATCAATTGAATTCGCAACCTGCGGCGACGCTCGCGGAACTCAATGCCCTACTGCATCGCGCGCTGGATGGCCGCCCGGAAAATCTGAGGGCCGTTTTCGTCAAAGCGCCAACCTCGTTGCATTACGGCGAAGTCGTCAAGGTCATAGACGTGATGAAAGCCGCCGGAACGATTCCAATCGGATTGCAGATCGAAAATTTGAATTGA
- a CDS encoding TonB family protein — protein sequence MFDVLVESSKRKSGKRASRYFVVTTAIYAVALLALGVGTIIGFSPALAEEYNLAAMLAPPPLPNNPKPMDQPKPIANIKSEVDPGFIAPTKVPKEIPDPNKVAPRINVRAPIGPFDPNMPFSSGAGGPKIGSDGDGDRTPPPPPPPQPTPEPKKPETKLPTATKVSEGVLQGSALKRQVPVYTQIAKTARASGPVQVVVTISEEGRVIEANAVNGNPLLRQAAVDAARQWVFSPTKLSGVPVKVQGVLTFNFVLQ from the coding sequence ATGTTCGACGTATTGGTTGAATCCTCAAAACGAAAAAGCGGCAAACGCGCCAGCCGGTACTTTGTCGTGACCACGGCGATTTATGCAGTGGCGTTGCTTGCCCTCGGTGTGGGAACCATCATCGGGTTTAGTCCTGCGCTGGCGGAAGAATACAATCTGGCGGCGATGCTGGCGCCGCCGCCTTTGCCAAACAATCCAAAACCGATGGATCAGCCCAAACCTATCGCTAACATCAAGTCGGAAGTTGATCCTGGTTTCATTGCACCAACCAAAGTTCCAAAGGAAATTCCTGATCCCAATAAAGTGGCTCCGCGCATCAATGTTCGCGCACCAATCGGACCTTTTGACCCGAACATGCCGTTTTCAAGCGGAGCAGGCGGGCCGAAAATTGGCAGTGACGGAGATGGCGACCGTACACCGCCACCTCCGCCTCCTCCACAACCAACCCCAGAACCCAAAAAGCCGGAGACCAAGCTCCCAACCGCGACCAAAGTTTCCGAAGGCGTGTTGCAAGGCAGCGCGCTCAAACGCCAAGTGCCCGTGTACACACAAATCGCCAAAACCGCGCGCGCTTCAGGGCCGGTTCAGGTGGTTGTTACGATTTCGGAAGAAGGCCGAGTAATCGAAGCAAATGCGGTAAATGGAAATCCGTTGTTGCGCCAAGCGGCAGTGGATGCCGCGCGACAATGGGTATTTAGCCCTACCAAACTCAGCGGTGTTCCCGTCAAAGTACAGGGCGTGCTGACGTTCAACTTTGTGCTTCAGTAA